One window of Leptotrichia sp. oral taxon 498 genomic DNA carries:
- a CDS encoding DUF4911 domain-containing protein, with the protein MENNEKEMKSWEYIIQTKKEHIDFINKIIEAYDGLGNVRTLDNQNGLIKILTNSYLLDDMDKAIETLKQKNIEMEVLEKREWLGVL; encoded by the coding sequence ATGGAAAATAATGAAAAAGAAATGAAAAGCTGGGAATACATCATTCAAACAAAAAAAGAACATATTGACTTTATTAATAAAATCATAGAAGCATACGATGGCTTAGGAAATGTGAGAACTCTTGATAACCAGAACGGTTTAATAAAGATTCTTACAAATTCATATCTTTTAGATGATATGGATAAAGCGATTGAAACGTTAAAACAAAAAAATATCGAAATGGAAGTACTAGAAAAAAGAGAATGGCTTGGAGTGTTATAA
- a CDS encoding twin-arginine translocase TatA/TatE family subunit, with protein sequence MGIFQDIGAPGLIVLILGALLIFGPKRLPELGEAIGKMIREFKKSVSGIDSEADDKNVEDKKEKKCK encoded by the coding sequence ATGGGAATTTTTCAAGATATAGGAGCACCGGGACTTATAGTTCTAATACTTGGTGCATTGCTTATTTTTGGACCTAAAAGACTGCCTGAACTGGGAGAGGCTATAGGAAAAATGATTCGGGAATTTAAAAAGTCAGTTTCTGGAATTGACTCAGAGGCTGATGATAAAAATGTAGAAGATAAAAAAGAAAAAAAGTGTAAATAA
- the tatC gene encoding twin-arginine translocase subunit TatC codes for MAKIDEQTLVEHLSEFRKRLIITIIFFIAAFLVSLLFCSDIYKLLTASFKQKLIVLGPNDILSIYLMLAGICAFSLTLPFTSYQIWAFIRPALKEKEAKAILSYVPATFILFVTGLSFGFFIVTPALLNVLLSFGKDLFNIQLTANNYLIFVLHTSLPLAVIFELPVVVAFLTSLHILTPQYLIKNRRYGYFILLVIAVVLTPADFISDLTMAAPLILLYEVSISVCKYVYKRRRDD; via the coding sequence ATGGCTAAAATTGATGAACAGACGCTTGTGGAACATTTGAGCGAATTTAGGAAAAGACTCATTATTACAATTATATTTTTTATTGCAGCTTTTTTAGTAAGTTTGCTATTTTGTTCCGATATTTACAAATTACTGACGGCTTCATTTAAGCAGAAGCTCATAGTTCTTGGGCCTAATGATATTTTGAGCATTTATTTAATGTTGGCTGGAATATGTGCTTTTAGTTTGACATTGCCTTTTACAAGTTATCAAATATGGGCTTTTATTCGTCCTGCTCTTAAGGAAAAGGAAGCTAAGGCAATTTTATCTTATGTGCCTGCAACTTTTATATTATTTGTTACAGGACTTTCTTTTGGATTTTTTATAGTAACACCTGCATTACTAAATGTTTTACTATCTTTTGGTAAAGATTTGTTTAATATTCAGCTTACAGCAAATAATTATTTAATATTTGTATTACATACATCATTACCGCTTGCTGTAATATTTGAATTGCCTGTTGTTGTGGCATTTCTAACATCGCTGCATATCTTGACACCGCAATATTTAATAAAAAACAGGCGATATGGCTACTTTATTTTACTGGTAATTGCAGTCGTTTTGACGCCAGCTGACTTTATAAGCGATTTAACGATGGCGGCACCATTAATTTTACTTTATGAAGTGAGTATTTCTGTTTGTAAATATGTCTACAAAAGAAGGAGGGATGATTAA
- a CDS encoding tRNA 2-thiocytidine biosynthesis TtcA family protein — translation MNLTNEDESTGFASTVATTKLGSAVCKTVLPNVPLQSLDIIERSIQKKYRSELWSPFIRGLKEFELVKDGDKIAVAVSGGKDSLLLSKLFQELKRASKTNFEVVFISLNPGFNEINLQNFKKNLKHLNIPCEIYDDNIFEIAEKIAKDYPCYMCAKMRRGSLYTKATSLGCNKLALGHHFDDVIETTLMSMFYMGKFETMLPKLKSDNFNIELIRPLFYVEEKAIIKWVRNNGILPMNCGCTVAAEKTSSKRRETKELIAQLVKNNPDIKKRIIQSTQNVNLEKILGWKDSNGKYSYLDKF, via the coding sequence ATGAATTTAACAAATGAAGACGAATCTACTGGTTTTGCAAGTACTGTTGCAACTACAAAACTTGGTAGTGCAGTCTGCAAAACAGTTTTACCAAATGTTCCTCTTCAATCGCTTGATATTATTGAGAGAAGCATTCAAAAAAAATATCGCTCAGAACTTTGGTCGCCATTTATTCGTGGACTAAAAGAATTTGAGCTGGTAAAAGACGGCGATAAGATTGCTGTGGCAGTTTCTGGTGGAAAAGACAGCCTTTTACTCTCAAAATTATTTCAAGAATTAAAAAGAGCTAGTAAAACAAATTTTGAAGTCGTGTTTATTTCATTGAACCCTGGTTTTAACGAAATAAATTTGCAAAATTTTAAAAAAAATCTAAAACATTTAAATATCCCTTGTGAAATTTATGATGACAATATCTTTGAAATTGCAGAAAAAATCGCAAAAGACTATCCCTGCTATATGTGTGCTAAAATGCGGCGTGGCAGCCTTTATACAAAAGCAACTTCACTTGGCTGCAATAAACTTGCGCTTGGACATCATTTTGACGACGTTATTGAAACAACTCTTATGAGCATGTTTTATATGGGAAAATTTGAAACTATGCTACCAAAATTAAAGTCCGATAATTTTAATATAGAATTGATCCGTCCTCTATTTTATGTTGAAGAAAAGGCAATCATAAAATGGGTAAGAAATAACGGAATCCTTCCGATGAACTGCGGCTGTACAGTCGCTGCCGAAAAAACTTCAAGCAAACGCCGTGAAACAAAGGAATTAATTGCACAGCTTGTAAAAAATAATCCAGACATAAAAAAACGAATAATTCAATCAACACAGAATGTGAATTTGGAAAAAATATTAGGCTGGAAAGATTCAAACGGAAAATACTCGTATTTGGACAAATTTTAA
- a CDS encoding pheromone cAD1 o protein produces the protein MKKLIFFILLFTSVLTFSELKDGTYSVEKKYDANYATFVKLIVKNNKVIGAQYDKKNSQGKLYSMDNPTFRDQSLAISRKFVSTQSVNDISDSNFRELVKFLLEKANNGQTGDFKK, from the coding sequence ATGAAAAAATTAATATTCTTTATTTTACTTTTTACAAGTGTTCTAACATTTTCAGAGTTAAAAGATGGAACTTATTCAGTTGAAAAAAAATATGATGCTAATTATGCAACTTTTGTAAAATTGATAGTAAAAAACAATAAAGTCATCGGAGCTCAATATGATAAAAAAAATTCTCAAGGAAAATTATACTCAATGGACAATCCGACATTTAGAGATCAGTCACTTGCCATTTCAAGAAAATTTGTAAGTACACAAAGTGTCAATGACATAAGTGATTCAAACTTTAGAGAACTTGTAAAGTTTTTATTGGAAAAAGCAAATAACGGTCAAACAGGCGATTTTAAAAAATAG
- a CDS encoding FTR1 family iron permease → MGRNYLNKKISTMLFLCFMLFFVNIIAEESYSGLYIKITDTTTAIKNNNQNEAKKLFSEVRDEFKKVKNADSTQGKKVQELLNKEKAVLSEDDLREVTIALLAFEKEQNPVDDNAEKKKFQSRMNPALDMLEKAIQSKDVELMKKEYLKFNGVWTRNESFIRSRSIPYYGKVETAMSFLRSSMEVEPFDYDNTINSFNDLKSTIQDYLDGKKIENNISSTITLKEAVDMLKDALEAFKNGNKSKGQSKVKEFIQVWPTVEGDVSTRNSALYTKVETQTPIIMVKGSEKEYQEQLQGLITELSQIDTKAQYTFIDAMFILLREGVEALLIVLALVSSLKAANQKKGLRWVYAGAAAGILASVVIAFALQALFPGVSSGTNREILEGFVGIFAVIMMIGIGFWLHSKSSLKSWKDYIDRKMDIVLSTGSFVSMFVLSFLAVFREGAETILFYVGILPLISLQNLIIGIISAVLILIVIALVLIYASSKIKIHQVFFVLTWTIYFLAFKMLGTSIHMLQVVGILPLHVVHFIPTIEILGIYANMEVFISQLILIVIIVIAALIKKRKDK, encoded by the coding sequence TTGGGCAGAAATTATTTGAATAAAAAAATAAGTACAATGCTATTTTTGTGCTTTATGCTATTCTTCGTGAATATTATTGCAGAAGAAAGCTATAGCGGACTTTACATAAAAATTACAGACACAACAACGGCAATAAAAAATAATAACCAAAATGAAGCAAAAAAACTTTTTTCTGAAGTAAGAGATGAATTTAAAAAGGTTAAAAATGCTGATTCTACGCAAGGGAAAAAGGTACAGGAACTTTTAAATAAAGAAAAAGCTGTATTGTCAGAAGATGACCTGAGAGAAGTTACAATAGCATTACTAGCTTTTGAAAAGGAGCAGAATCCTGTTGACGATAATGCAGAAAAGAAAAAATTCCAGTCAAGAATGAATCCTGCTTTAGATATGCTGGAAAAAGCAATTCAATCTAAAGATGTGGAACTTATGAAAAAAGAATATTTGAAATTTAATGGTGTCTGGACAAGAAATGAAAGTTTTATCAGAAGCAGAAGTATTCCTTACTATGGGAAAGTAGAAACTGCGATGTCGTTTTTGAGAAGTTCGATGGAAGTGGAACCATTTGATTATGACAACACAATAAATTCTTTTAATGACTTGAAATCAACAATACAAGACTATTTAGATGGCAAAAAGATAGAAAATAATATTTCAAGCACAATTACACTAAAAGAAGCTGTAGATATGCTGAAAGATGCGTTGGAAGCCTTTAAAAATGGAAATAAATCTAAAGGTCAGTCAAAAGTGAAAGAGTTTATTCAGGTATGGCCTACGGTTGAAGGCGATGTAAGTACGAGAAATTCAGCTTTATATACAAAAGTGGAAACACAGACTCCAATAATCATGGTAAAAGGTAGCGAAAAAGAGTATCAGGAACAATTACAAGGATTAATTACAGAATTATCACAAATTGATACAAAAGCACAATATACGTTTATTGATGCAATGTTTATACTTCTTCGTGAAGGTGTGGAGGCACTTCTTATCGTTCTGGCATTGGTAAGCAGCCTGAAAGCTGCAAATCAGAAAAAAGGATTACGTTGGGTGTACGCAGGAGCTGCTGCTGGAATTTTGGCAAGTGTGGTAATAGCATTTGCTCTTCAGGCTTTATTTCCTGGGGTATCTTCAGGAACAAATCGTGAAATTCTGGAAGGATTTGTAGGAATTTTTGCGGTTATAATGATGATTGGGATTGGATTTTGGCTGCATAGTAAATCATCCTTAAAATCTTGGAAAGATTATATTGACAGAAAAATGGATATTGTATTAAGTACAGGAAGTTTTGTGTCAATGTTTGTACTTAGTTTTCTTGCGGTATTTAGAGAAGGAGCAGAAACAATATTGTTTTATGTAGGAATTTTACCATTAATTTCATTGCAGAATTTGATTATCGGTATTATAAGTGCGGTATTGATATTAATTGTAATTGCACTTGTTTTAATATACGCTTCTTCAAAAATAAAAATACATCAAGTGTTTTTTGTACTTACGTGGACAATTTATTTCCTTGCATTTAAAATGCTTGGAACAAGTATTCACATGTTGCAAGTTGTGGGGATTTTACCGTTACATGTAGTTCATTTTATACCTACAATAGAAATTTTGGGAATTTATGCAAATATGGAAGTATTTATTAGTCAATTAATTTTAATTGTGATTATCGTGATTGCTGCATTGATAAAAAAGAGAAAAGATAAATAA